The following are from one region of the Candidatus Wallbacteria bacterium genome:
- a CDS encoding 2-phosphosulfolactate phosphatase, whose translation MFTSQNTFDVRFDWGLNGVLNVANHGHVAVIVDVLSFSTCVEIACSRGAFILPFQYKDSRAGGSAKNKQAVLAGNRGSGNLSLSPESLLKIEPGTRLVLPSPNGSTISLACTAPVILAGCLRNAGAVAKYAAAAGNPVSVIAAAEQWPDGAVRFAFEDRIGAGAIIHGLPGSRSPEALAAESAYLAAEINLCALLAACASGRELIERGYAEDVKLAADLNVSRCVPLLTAETFINIAIEKSAS comes from the coding sequence ATGTTTACTTCCCAGAATACATTTGATGTGCGTTTCGACTGGGGGCTGAATGGTGTCCTGAATGTCGCTAATCATGGACATGTGGCTGTGATTGTCGATGTGCTTTCCTTTTCCACTTGCGTGGAAATCGCCTGTTCAAGGGGTGCTTTTATTTTGCCTTTTCAATATAAAGACTCGCGGGCAGGAGGATCTGCGAAAAACAAACAGGCTGTTCTGGCTGGAAATCGTGGATCTGGGAATCTGTCACTCTCCCCGGAGTCATTATTGAAAATCGAACCTGGGACACGACTTGTTTTGCCGTCACCCAATGGTTCCACCATTTCCCTTGCCTGCACTGCACCGGTAATTCTGGCAGGGTGCCTGCGGAACGCTGGTGCAGTTGCAAAATACGCTGCAGCTGCGGGAAATCCTGTTTCCGTGATCGCGGCAGCCGAACAATGGCCTGACGGAGCAGTGCGATTCGCATTTGAGGATCGGATCGGGGCAGGTGCGATTATTCATGGCCTTCCAGGTTCCAGGTCGCCCGAAGCGCTGGCCGCCGAATCAGCTTACCTCGCAGCCGAAATCAACTTGTGTGCCCTGTTGGCGGCATGTGCCTCCGGCCGTGAACTGATCGAAAGAGGCTATGCCGAAGATGTTAAACTTGCCGCAGACCTGAACGTCAGCCGCTGCGTTCCTCTGCTTACTGCAGAAACATTTATTAATATAGCTATAGAAAAATCTGCCTCTTAA